The following are encoded in a window of Magnolia sinica isolate HGM2019 chromosome 11, MsV1, whole genome shotgun sequence genomic DNA:
- the LOC131218757 gene encoding rDNA transcriptional regulator pol5, translated as MGRKKRNSDSVEGSLDQNDAPVDEVPQREKKARKEKTEEEDAGGGTPCVIPHSLKPMEKRKKRKTMIKERNQTNSNTPEPSKVRNLIKGPDVSQAPSPSSVLPEFHVGVFRDLASADLSVRESAAEALVTELWSVQKVYQKLGKKGSNEDEAQLEAEKDDGLKNCAPSLRYAIRRLIRGVSSSRECARQGFALGLTVIVGTIPSIKVDSLMKLIVDLLEVSSSMKGQEARDCLLGRLFAYGALARSGRISDEWISDSNTPTVKEFIGHVISLAAKKRYLREPAVSVVLELVEKLPVEALLSQVLEAPGMHDWFQSATDIGNPDALFLALKIREKIAVDSEAWSKLLPFPFSPNNLFTVDHLSSLSSCFKESTFCQPRVHSVWPMLVNILVPDIASQEEDVSSGSSSNKKHKRSRRCSSSEEDITNNIRYFCEVVIEGCLLMSSHDRKHLAFDVLLLLLPRLPTSCVHIILSHKLVHCLMDILSTNDSWLYKAAQFFLKEVSNWISNDDDRRVAVVVALQKHSSGKFDCVTRSHTVKDLVAEFKTGSGCMQFVQSLMNMFVDEGRPEDEPSDQSQTTDENSEMGSSEDKDSGTTSGNSDFLKNWVIDSLPRVLKNLRLDFEAKSWVQKEIMKFLAVQGLFSASLGTEVTSFELQEKFKWPQIATSTALCKMCIEQLQLLLADAQRGEGSQAVSSGLESNDLGSYFMRFLGTLCNIPSVSLFRPLSNEDEKAFKKLQAMDTRLSREEWNNGPGADANKVHALRYLLIQLLLQVLLRPGEFSEAASELVICCKKAFAAPALLDSSGEEDEFDDNGMPELMDVLVDTLLSLLPQSSGPMCFAVEQVFRFFCDDITDAGLLQMLRVIKKDLKPARHQAMDNVADDDDEDLLGIEEAEDETDEADAAETGDSDDHADDSEEMPRVEQKVEEHPASDDSDGGMDDDAMFRMDSYLAQMFKERKNSMGSETAHSQLVLFKLRVLSLLEIYLHRNPGKPQVLTIFSYLAQAFVNSHVAEGSKQLGQRIGAILQRKILKAKEYPKDKEIQLSTLESMLEKSLKSASRTRHKLVASFAQNSTFWILKIIQARNFPKPELQKVLEIFQHILVDYFDSKKCRLKSGFVKEVFRRYPWVAHELFRFLLEKCGSAKSEYRRVEALDLVNRVLKSCIPGKGDGDKERASALKFWKAHLSSLCDLIQRLLSKQLEKQSRRAEVRRFCSRTLDAVLLLKLDKPFVEALKPDAYAACESQLGDLFLPFKKLGKQKG; from the exons ATGGGTAGAAAGAAGAGAAATTCTGATTCTGTTGAAGGTTCCCTGGATCAAAACGATGCCCCTGTCGATGAAGTCCCTCAACgtgaaaagaaagcaagaaaagagaAAACAGAAGAGGAGGACGCAGGTGGTGGTACCCCTTGTGTCATCCCTCACTCCCTCAAACCGAtggagaaaaggaagaaaagaaaaacgatGATTAAAGAGAGAAACCAGACCAATTCTAACACCCCAGAGCCATCAAAAGTTAGAAACTTGATTAAAGGCCCTGATGTGTCTCAAGCACCTTCTCCTTCAAGCGTGTTACCTGAGTTCCACGTCGGCGTTTTTAGGGATCTGGCCTCAGCCGATTTGTCGGTTAGAGAATCAGCTGCTGAAGCATTGGTAACAGAACTGTGGAGTGTCCAGAAGGTGTATCAGAAGCTGGGAAAGAAAGGATCAAATGAGGATGAGGCACAGTTAGAAGCTGAGAAAGATGATGGTTTGAAGAACTGCGCACCGTCGTTGAGATATGCGATTCGAAGACTTATCCGTGGAGTTTCTTCTTCCAGAGAG TGTGCAAGACAAGGGTTTGCATTGGGGTTGACGGTCATTGTTGGCACAATTCCAAGCATCAAGGTGGACTCTCTGATGAAACTGATAGTTGATTTACTAGAGGTTTCATCATCAATGAAGGGTCag GAAGCAAGGGATTGCCTTTTAGGTCGCCTGTTTGCTTATGGAGCTCTTGCTAGATCTGGGCGAATATCTGACGAGTGGATTTCTGATAGCAACACCCCTACTGTCAAGGAGTTCATTGGCCATGTTATCTCCCTTGCTGCCAAGAAGCGGTACTTGAGGGAGCCAGCTGTATCAGTGGTGTTGGAGTTGGTCGAAAAG TTGCCTGTTGAAGCCTTGTTGAGCCAAGTTCTTGAAGCTCCGGGAATGCATGATTGGTTCCAAAGTGCCACCGATATTGGAAATCCAGATGCATTGTTTTTAGCCTTGAAGATCCGAGAAAAGATCGCTGTGGACAGTGAAGCTTGGAGCAAACTTTTGCCATTTCCATTCAGTCCCAACAACCTGTTCACTGTTGACCACTTGTCTTCCCTCAGTTCTTGTTTTAAG GAATCAACCTTCTGTCAGCCTCGAGTTCACAGTGTGTGGCCTATGTTGGTCAATATTCTTGTACCAGATATTGCATCACAAGAGGAAGATGTTTCCTCAGGATCAAGTTCCAATAAAAAGCACAAGAGGAGTCGGAGATGTAGCTCTTCTGAAGAAGACATTACCAATAATATCCGCTACTTTTGTGAAGTTGTCATTGAAGGATGCCTCCTTATGTCTTCTCATGATCGCAAGCACTTGGCCTTTGATGTACTGCTACTTCTCCTCCCAAGATTGCCCACATCTTGTGTTCATATTATACTCTCTCACAAGCTTGTCCATTGCCTGATGGATATCCTCTCAACTAATGACTCCTGGCTATACAAGGCTGCACAATTCTTTCTAAAGGAAGTATCAAACTGGATCAGTAACGATGATGATCGCCGAGTTGCAGTTGTTGTAGCCTTACAGAAACACAGCAGTGGGAAATTTGATTGTGTCACGCGATCACATACAGTTAAAGATTTGGTTGCCGAGTTCAAGACGGGCTCGGGTTGCATGCAGTTTGTCCAAAGCTTGATGAACATGTTTGTAGATGAAGGGCGCCCGGAAGACGAACCTTCCGATCAGAGCCAGACAACGGATGAAAATTCGGAGATGGGTTCGTCGGAGGACAAGGATTCTGGGACAACATCAGGGAATTCAGATTTCCTCAAGAATTGGGTTATTGATTCCCTGCCTCGTGTTTTGAAAAATTTGAGACTGGATTTTGAAGCAAAGTCCTGGGTGCAGAAAGAAATAATGAAATTTTTAGCCGTGCAGGGCTTATTCTCTGCGTCTCTAGGCACTGAAGTGACGTCGTTCGAGCTGCAGGAAAAGTTCAAATGGCCACAGATAGCCACCTCAACTGCTTTGTGCAAAATGTGTATTGAGCAGCTTCAGTTGCTACTGGCAGATGCTCAAAGAGGAGAGGGGTCACAGGCTGTTTCTAGCGGCCTTGAGTCGAATGATCTGGGATCGTACTTTATGCGCTTCCTTGGCACACTATGCAATATCCCTTCAGTTTCACTTTTTAGACCGTTGAGTAATGAGGATGAGAAGGCATTCAAGAAATTGCAAGCTATGGACACTCGGCTTTCCCGGGAG GAATGGAATAATGGACCTGGAGCTGATGCAAATAAAGTGCACGCACTGCGTTACTTGCTTATCCAGTTGCTGCTGCAAGTCCTTCTCCGGCCGGGGGAATTCTCCGAAGCTGCCTCTGAACTAGTTATATGTTGCAAGAAAGCCTTCGCTGCTCCTGCGCTTCTTGATTCCTCAGGGGAAGAAGATGAATTTGATGATAATGGGATGCCAGAGCTGATGGATGTTCTTGTTGATACTCTGCTTTCCTTGTTGCCTCAATCGTCTGGCCCTATGTGTTTTGCTGTTGAGCAG GTTTTCAGGTTCTTCTGTGATGACATTACAGATGCCGGTCTGCTTCAAATGTTACGTGTCATAAAGAAAGATCTGAAACCCGCCCGACATCAGGCCATGGACAATGtagctgatgatgatgatgaggatctTCTTGGGATCGAAGAAGCAGAGGATGAGACTGATGAAGCTGATGCAGCTGAAACTGGTGATAGTGATGACCATGCGGATGACTCCGAGGAAATGCCTAGAGTGGAGCAGAAAGTGGAAGAGCATCCAGCGTCTGATGATTCGGACGGAGGCATGGATGATGATGCCATGTTCCGGATGGATTCTTACCTTGCTCAAATGTTCAAGGAGCGGAAAAACTCGATGGGGAGTGAGACTGCTCATTCCCAGCTTGTGCTCTTCAAACTTCGTGTCCTCTCACTGCTGGAAATATATCTACATAGGAACCCAG GCAAGCCGCAGGTTTTGACGATCTTCTCATATCTAGCTCAGGCATTCGTGAATTCACATGTTGCAGAAGGTAGCAAGCAGCTCGGACAGCGAATTGGAGCAATTTTACAAAGGAAAATACTAAAGGCAAAGGAATACCCAAAGGATAAAGAGATTCAGCTCTCTACACTTGAATCTATGCTAGAGAAGAGCCTGAAATCGGCCTCTCGCACCCGTCACAAATTGGTTGCTTCTTTTGCTCAGAATTCGACATTTTGGATATTGAAAATCATCCAGGCGAGAAATTTTCCCAAGCCTGAATTGCAGAAGGTGTTGGAGATCTTCCAGCACATACTGGTGGACTATTTCGACAGCAAGAAGTGCCGGTTAAAGTCTGGATTCGTGAAAGAGGTGTTCCGGCGGTACCCGTGGGTTGCACATGAGCTCTTCCGCTTCCTTTTGGAGAAGTGTGGGAGTGCGAAATCAGAGTACAGACGGGTTGAAGCGCTTGATCTGGTGAACAGAGTGCTGAAATCGTGCATTCCTGGCAAGGGAGACGGTGACAAGGAGAGGGCGAGTGCATTGAAGTTTTGGAAGGCTCATCTCTCATCACTCTGTGATCTGATCCAACGGCTGCTGAGCAAGCAGCTAGAGAAGCAGTCACGTCGGGCGGAGGTGCGGCGGTTCTGCAGCAGGACTTTGGATGCAGTCTTGTTGCTTAAACTAGATAAGCCATTTGTCGAGGCCTTGAAGCCGGATGCTTATGCTGCCTGCGAGTCTCAACTGGGCGACCTGTTTCTTCCTTTCAAGAAGCTGGGAAAGCAAAAGGGTTGA